A section of the Candidatus Omnitrophota bacterium genome encodes:
- a CDS encoding PqqD family protein — protein sequence MALREGCNRFKIQKDKIAHRLINNEVVILHLERGLYFSLNKTATFIWKLIEQGRDLGQMSEAFAKRFECKEAEAIKDVNVLIGDLEKEGLIDKIKK from the coding sequence ATGGCCTTAAGGGAAGGATGCAATCGTTTTAAAATCCAGAAGGATAAAATTGCCCACCGCTTAATTAATAATGAAGTGGTAATTTTGCATTTAGAGCGTGGTCTTTATTTCAGTCTTAATAAAACCGCTACTTTTATCTGGAAACTTATAGAGCAAGGCAGGGATTTAGGCCAGATGTCAGAGGCGTTCGCTAAAAGGTTTGAATGCAAAGAGGCAGAGGCAATAAAGGATGTCAATGTCTTAATAGGCGATTTAGAAAAAGAAGGACTCATAGATAAGATTAAGAAATAA